The following proteins are encoded in a genomic region of Struthio camelus isolate bStrCam1 chromosome 3, bStrCam1.hap1, whole genome shotgun sequence:
- the CALM2 gene encoding calmodulin-2 — MADQLTEEQIAEFKEAFSLFDKDGDGTITTKELGTVMRSLGQNPTEAELQDMINEVDADGNGTIDFPEFLTMMARKMKDTDSEEEIREAFRVFDKDGNGYISAAELRHVMTNLGEKLTDEEVDEMIREADIDGDGQVNYEEFVQMMTAK, encoded by the exons ATG GCTGATCAACTGACAGAAGAGCAGATTGCAG AATTCAAAGAAGCTTTTTCACTATTTGACAAGGATGGTGATGGTACTATAACTACAAAGGAGTTGGGGACAGTCATGAGATCGCTTGGTCAAAACCCTACAGAAGCAGAGTTACAGGATATGATCAATGAAGTAGATGCTGATG GTAATGGCACAATTGACTTCCCAGAGTTTCTGACAATGATGGCgagaaaaatgaaagatacaGATAGTGAAGAAGAAATTAGAGAAGCCTTCCGTGTGTTTGATAAG GATGGTAATGGTTATATTAGTGCTGCAGAACTTCGCCATGTGATGACAAATCTTGGAGAGAAGCTAACAGATGAAGAAGTTGATGAAATGATTAGGGAAGCAGACATTGATGGTGATGGTCAAGTAAACTATGAAG